Sequence from the uncultured Sunxiuqinia sp. genome:
TCAAAATTTAAAGTCTATTTTTGCGCGCTGACAAAGTATACGCGTATGAAGTTGAAGTATGATTTTAAGTTTATAGACAAGAAGCAGGGAACTGTTAAAGACGATATTCTCTCGGGATTAACCGTTTCATTAGCTCTAGTGCCAGAGGCTGTTGCCTTTGCCTTTGTGGCAGGGGTTTCTCCTGTTATTGGTTTGTATGGAGCTTTTATGATGGGACTGATAACTTCCATGATAGGTGGACGTCCGGGAATGATTTCCGGAGCAACAGGAGCAATGGCCGTTGTAATGGTTAGCTTGGTAAAAGAAGGGACTGCTATGGGAGGAGCCGGCGAAATGATGGGGTTACAGTATTTGTTCGCCACCCTTGTTTTAGTTGGGATAATACAAATGTCGGTTGGATTTTTACGATTGGGTAAGTTTATTCGATTAGTGCCTCATTCTGTAATGATGGGCTTTGTAAACGGACTGGCTATTGTTATCTTTCTTTCTCAACTCAATATGTTTAAAGTAGGCGGAGTATGGTTGAGTGGTGCGCCGCTTTACACTATGCTGGGCTTGGTGGGTGGCACTATGCTGATTATGACTTTTCTGCCCAAAATTAGCAAAGCGATACCTGCGGCATTAGTAGGTATTCTCGTGATTTCAGCAATTGTAATATTGGGAGGCATTGAAACAGAAACCGTGAAGAGCTTTATTCAGGCTCGCGGTGGAACAGGAATAAAGGCAGGACTGCCGAGCTTCAATGTTCCAATGATTCCGTTGAATTTTGAGACTTTAAGATTTATTTTCCCATATGCAATAATTTTAGCTGCTGTTGGCTTGATTGAATCACTAATGACATTGAGCTTGGTTGATGAGTTAACAGAAACAAGGGGGAGCGGAAACCGGGAATGTGCTGCACAGGGTGCTGCGAATCTGGTCAATGGTTTCTTTGGTGGTATGGGTGGATGCGCCATGATTGGTCAAAGTATTATCAACATAAAATCAGGTGGACGAAACAGATTATCCGGTATTGTGGCAGCCTTGTCATTGCTGGCGTTTATTCTGTTTGCTTCTGATTATATTGAAATGGTGCCAATTGCTGCTTTGGTTGGGGTGATGTTTATGGTGGTAATTGGAACATTTGCCTGGAGTACATTCAATGTTATTAATAAAATCCCGGTGGCAGACTTGATTGTTATCGTTTTGGTAACAGGATTGACTGTCATTTTTGATTTAGCTATTGCCGTGTTGGCAGGAGTTATTGTATCCGCGTTGGTCTTTGCCTGGGAAAATGCTGTTCGTATTCGCGCTAACACAAAGATTGATGAGCATGGAATCAAGCATTATGAGATTATTGGTCCTCTTTTCTTTGGGTCAACCACCTTTTTCAACGGCAGGTTCGATGTACAAAATGATCCTCAGGAAGTAGTTATTGACTTTAGAGAATCGCGAATTATGGATCAGTCGGCTATTGAAGCAATCAACAAGCTGGATGAACGCTATCAGAAAGAAGGAAAAACCATTCACCTTCGTCACTTGAGTAAAGACTGTATCAAGTTGATTAAAAGAGCTGAAAAGATTTGCGATGTCAACATCGTTGAAGATCCGAACTATCGCGTAGCGATTGACCACTATCGAAAGCATTTAGAGACAACTGCATAATAGTTAATATTAAACAAAAAGACCCGAAACAAGCCGGGTCTTTGTTGGTTAGTCTTGCAAAAACTGATTTAGTAAACCTCCGGATTCCTTCCGTTGGTTTCCTCCTCTTGGCGATAGTTGAGCAATCAGTTTTCGGATTGGCATGGATTGCAACCAAACTTTCCCGGTTCCGCGAAGAGAGGCCAGAAATATTCCTTCACCACCAAATACCATGGAGCGCAAGCCGCCTGATTGTTCAACACTAAAATCAACTGTAGGTTCGTAAGCCACAATGCAGCCGGTGTCAACGCGTAGAACTTCGTTATTCAACTGGTGCTCAATGACTGTTCCGCCGGCATGAACGAAAGCATTTCCATCACCGATAAGCTCTTGCATAATAAAACCTTCGCCGCCAAAAAAACCGGCTCCTAACCGTTTGTTAAAGGTGATGGAGATTTTGGTACCCAACGCAGCACAAAGGAATGCGTCTTTTTGAACAATGATTCGCCCACCCATGGATGCTAAATCAAGCGGGATGATTGTACCGGGATAAGGGGCAGAGAATGCAACATGCTTTTTACCCCAGCCTTGATTGGCAAAGTGTGTCAGAAAAAGCGATTCGCCTGTAATAATGCGGGACCCCGCCGATAGAATTTTGTCGAAAAAGCCTGCTCTCGGATTGGAACCATCGCCTAACTTAGCTTCAAAGCTAATCCCGTCTTCCATGTAAATCATGGCACCAGCTTCCGCAATGACAGTTTCTCCCGGGTCGAGCTCCACTTCTACCAATTGGACATCGTGTCCGATAATTTTGTAATCAATTTCGTGTGATTGCATATCTGTTCAATTTTGAATTTATTTCTGAATCTAAATTTACAAATCGTTTTGCTTGATGAGTTAGATTTTCGACGAAATGATGATTTTTTAAGGTAAACTCAGACTTCCTGTGATTGCTGGTGTGCCTCATTGATGCTGGCGTTGAGCTCAAATCCAACCAACAAGATCAAGGACATCAAATAAAAAAGAAGCAGAATAACAAGCAGAGTTCCGATGGAACCGTAAAGTTTGTTGTACTGCCCGAAGTTCGTGATGTAGTAACTGAAACCGATCATCACAAAAATACTTAAAAAAGTGGCTAGCGTTCCTCCAGGAGAAATGAAACGCCACGTGGTTTTCTTGGCCGGAGCAAAATAGTACAGAAAAGCAAAGGCAAAGAAGAACAAGGTGACGGTGATAATCCATTTCCCAAAAGTGAGCAAATAGTAGGTGAACTTATCATTCAATAAACCCACTTTTAACATGTAATCAATTGCAAATTGACCTCCCGTAATTAAGGCAATTGAAAGCGTAATTAAAATAGAAAGAATAAATAAAAGCACCACCGCCGTTATCCGTTGACTTAGCCAACTTCTTCTTTTAAAGGTGTGTAGCGAGCCGTCAAAGGCGCTCATCATACTAGCCAGACCATTGGTTGAAAAAATGAGCGCCATAAAAAAACCAAGCGACAGTAGGTCTCCCCGCTGACGGGTCAGGATATCCTGTATGGTTTCTTCCACTGTAGAAAATGCATCGGGAGGAAGAAATTCCTGAATCAGTAAAAATAATTCCTGCTGAAAATTCCTGATTGGTATATAAGGAATTAGGGTAAACAGGAAGATAATGGCCGGGAAAAGTGCAAGAAAAAAACTAAAAGCAATTGCCGAAGCTCTGGTTGTGATGGATCCGTTGACAAT
This genomic interval carries:
- a CDS encoding SulP family inorganic anion transporter, producing the protein MKLKYDFKFIDKKQGTVKDDILSGLTVSLALVPEAVAFAFVAGVSPVIGLYGAFMMGLITSMIGGRPGMISGATGAMAVVMVSLVKEGTAMGGAGEMMGLQYLFATLVLVGIIQMSVGFLRLGKFIRLVPHSVMMGFVNGLAIVIFLSQLNMFKVGGVWLSGAPLYTMLGLVGGTMLIMTFLPKISKAIPAALVGILVISAIVILGGIETETVKSFIQARGGTGIKAGLPSFNVPMIPLNFETLRFIFPYAIILAAVGLIESLMTLSLVDELTETRGSGNRECAAQGAANLVNGFFGGMGGCAMIGQSIINIKSGGRNRLSGIVAALSLLAFILFASDYIEMVPIAALVGVMFMVVIGTFAWSTFNVINKIPVADLIVIVLVTGLTVIFDLAIAVLAGVIVSALVFAWENAVRIRANTKIDEHGIKHYEIIGPLFFGSTTFFNGRFDVQNDPQEVVIDFRESRIMDQSAIEAINKLDERYQKEGKTIHLRHLSKDCIKLIKRAEKICDVNIVEDPNYRVAIDHYRKHLETTA
- a CDS encoding TIGR00266 family protein → MQSHEIDYKIIGHDVQLVEVELDPGETVIAEAGAMIYMEDGISFEAKLGDGSNPRAGFFDKILSAGSRIITGESLFLTHFANQGWGKKHVAFSAPYPGTIIPLDLASMGGRIIVQKDAFLCAALGTKISITFNKRLGAGFFGGEGFIMQELIGDGNAFVHAGGTVIEHQLNNEVLRVDTGCIVAYEPTVDFSVEQSGGLRSMVFGGEGIFLASLRGTGKVWLQSMPIRKLIAQLSPRGGNQRKESGGLLNQFLQD
- a CDS encoding YihY/virulence factor BrkB family protein, whose protein sequence is MNISQRRHKIKRFFQRLLIWARKASLPGFDDIALYDVGLFFWHSIVNGSITTRASAIAFSFFLALFPAIIFLFTLIPYIPIRNFQQELFLLIQEFLPPDAFSTVEETIQDILTRQRGDLLSLGFFMALIFSTNGLASMMSAFDGSLHTFKRRSWLSQRITAVVLLFILSILITLSIALITGGQFAIDYMLKVGLLNDKFTYYLLTFGKWIITVTLFFFAFAFLYYFAPAKKTTWRFISPGGTLATFLSIFVMIGFSYYITNFGQYNKLYGSIGTLLVILLLFYLMSLILLVGFELNASINEAHQQSQEV